A genomic region of Procambarus clarkii isolate CNS0578487 chromosome 88, FALCON_Pclarkii_2.0, whole genome shotgun sequence contains the following coding sequences:
- the LOC138359003 gene encoding LOW QUALITY PROTEIN: ribosome biogenesis regulatory protein homolog (The sequence of the model RefSeq protein was modified relative to this genomic sequence to represent the inferred CDS: inserted 3 bases in 2 codons): MGDTAAALVHEIITKASEEQKAVEVHKDIQLEYDLGNLLVTDKNTLDEKLIRDADEGDAYLRSLARDGIQALLTKVWDLPSEQIDNAIYVTLPKPITRLPREKPVPKGTTLTKWEQYAREKGFKRKKKDKKVWDDVVKRWVPRFGYRKVQAEKEKNWVKEVPDHGDPYEDQFAKVAEIKKENIAXNEFQRLRNIAKHRKVKVPNVGVTGNEYASTKDLGLAMHYARTATASLGKFQPALPDEKKMKGLGKKRKQQETTGDGQAEKKRYMEVLEKMDKPILXSDGAIHKQIRDENVLMDLDRKGGKKHSRRSKMGGRHRTTSDHRAVKLGKGVHKAQGKSKGKGNIGMKSKFGGKMLGKGKSGAKGQVMGKGKVGAKESLWVKERWG, translated from the exons ATGGGAGACACTGCTGCTGCCCTCGTCCACGAGATTATCACCAAGGCCAGTGAGGAGCAGAAGGCTGTTGAAGTACATAAGGACATACAGCTAGAGTATGACTTGGGGAACTTGCTGGTGACGGATAAGAACACGCTCGATGAAAAGTTAATCAG AGATGCAGATGAAGGTGATGCTTACCTGCGCAGTTTAGCTCGTGATGGCATACAAGCTCTCCTGACAAAAGTTTGGGATTTGCCATCGGAGCAGATTGATAATGCAATATATGTAACATTACCGAAGCCAATCACCAG ATTACCAAGAGAAAAACCTGTACCTAAAGGCACTACATTAACAAAATGGGAGCAATATGCCCGTGAAAAAGGCTTTAAGAGGAAGAAAAAAGACAAGAAAGTTTGGGATGATGTTGTCAAG CGCTGGGTTCCTCGGTTTGGATATCGTAAAGTACAAGCAGAAAAAGAGAAGAACTGGGTTAAAGAAGTACCAGATCATGGAGATCCATATGAGGATCAGTTTGCTAAAGTAGCAGAGATAAAAAAGGAAAACATAG AAAACGAGTTCCAACGCTTGCGAAATATAGCCAAGCACAGAAAAGTGAAGGTTCCCAATGTTGGTGTCACTGGGAATGAATATGCATCAACGAAAGAT TTGGGATTAGCTATGCATTATGCACGAACTGCAACAGCTTCATTAGGCAAGTTTCAGCCAGCCCTTCCAGATGAGAAGAAAATGAAAGGCCTGGGTAAAAAACGTAAGCAGCAAGAAACCACAGGTGATGGACAGGCAGAGAAGAAACGGTACATGGAAGTTCTTGAAAAGATGGATAAGCCAATCTT ATCTGATGGAGCAATCCACAAGCAGATCAGAGATGAGAATGTACT AATGGATCTTGATCGCAAGGGCGGGAAGAAACACTCGAGAAGATCCAAAATGGGAGGCCGACACCGCACCACCTCTGATCATAGAGCTGTCAAACTGGGCAAAGGTGTTCATAAAGCTCAAGGCAAATCAAAGGGTAAAGGAAATATTGGCATGAAATCTAAGTTTGGGGGTAAAATGCTAGGTAAAGGGAAAAGTGGGGCCAAAGGGCAGGTTATGGGTAAAGGGAAAGTTGGGGCAAAGGAAAGTTTATGGGTAAAGGAAAGGTGGGGGTAA